From one Planococcus citri chromosome 3, ihPlaCitr1.1, whole genome shotgun sequence genomic stretch:
- the LOC135840946 gene encoding dynein axonemal assembly factor 1-like — protein MVITYVYIGRSKSSYISTINNNSNMSLRITEDLEENETEAKKGLELRITKEVLRKHCIKHDLYTTPHLNDVLYLHFKGYKYIKNLEDYTGLKCLWLDHNRIEKIENLDFLKDLKCLYLHSNKISKIENLSGLQNLDTINLSNNSIAKLEHLDSLPNLCSLYITNNKLRSVEDITILKDCKKLSILDAANNNLEHEDILQIFRVMPALKVLTLIGNPVVSTKNYRKNYIKSCKLLTHLDEWPVFSNERNKAEQEDVN, from the exons ATGGTAATCACGTATGTTTACATTGGAAGGAGCAAGTCTTCTTACATTTCAACAATTAATAATAATTCCAATATGTCACTTCGTATTACAGAAGATTTAGAAGAAAATGAAACCGAAGCAAAAAAAGGATTAGAGTTAAG GATAACGAAAGAAGTTCTACGTAAGCACTGCATAAAACACGATCTGTACACAACACCTCATCTAAACGACGTTCTCTATTTACATTTTAAAG GATATAAATACATAAAGAACTTGGAAGACTACACCGGACTAAAATGCCTGTGGTTGGATcacaatcgaatcgaaaaaattgagaacctCGATTTCTTGAAAGATTTAAAATGCTTATATCTGCATTCGAACAAAATCTCCAAAATCGAGAACTTATCCGGCTTGCAGAACTTGGACACGATTAACCTATCGAATAATTCGATCGCTAAATTAGAACACttgg ACTCGTTGCCAAATTTGTGCTCGCTGTACATAACGAATAATAAATTACGAAGTGTTGAAGATATTACAATTCTAAAAGATTGTAAAAAGTTGAGTATTCTTGATGCGGCCAATAATAATCTGGAACATGAGGATATTTTGCAA ATTTTTAGAGTAATGCCAGCTTTGAAAGTGCTGACTCTTATTGGTAATCCTGTTGTATCTACGaagaattatcgaaaaaattacatcaaatctTGT AAATTATTGACACATTTGGATGAATGGCCAGTTTTCTCAAACGAACGTAATAAAGCTGAGCAAGAAGATGTAAATTGA